In a genomic window of Gloeocapsopsis dulcis:
- a CDS encoding DUF433 domain-containing protein produces MQAAIDIGTLIVQTPGICGGRPRIVGSRITVQNIAIDFNAGMKPEDIVAERVHLTRAQVYAALAYYYANKEAIDAEIAAYYKEFEHLEVEYQSGQQV; encoded by the coding sequence ATGCAAGCAGCTATTGATATTGGTACATTAATTGTCCAAACTCCTGGAATTTGTGGCGGTCGTCCTCGAATTGTCGGAAGCCGCATTACGGTTCAAAATATTGCGATCGACTTCAATGCAGGGATGAAACCGGAGGACATCGTTGCCGAGAGGGTACACCTGACGCGGGCACAAGTTTATGCCGCCTTAGCTTACTACTACGCTAATAAAGAAGCAATTGATGCAGAGATAGCAGCTTATTATAAGGAATTCGAGCATCTGGAAGTTGAGTATCAGTCAGGTCAGCAAGTGTGA
- a CDS encoding DUF5615 family PIN-like protein, protein MTVADADRLSFSDEDQLIWAAQQMRVIYSFNMGDFHQLHSVFLAEAKSHSGIILVPQQRYSIREQLQGLLKLMVEKSAEDMINQLIFLSA, encoded by the coding sequence ATGACAGTTGCTGATGCTGATAGGCTGAGTTTTTCAGACGAAGACCAACTCATCTGGGCAGCACAGCAGATGCGTGTCATTTACAGTTTCAACATGGGAGACTTTCATCAACTACACAGTGTGTTCTTGGCTGAGGCAAAAAGTCATAGCGGTATTATTTTGGTTCCGCAGCAGCGTTACTCAATTCGCGAACAACTACAGGGACTGTTGAAACTGATGGTAGAAAAGTCTGCGGAAGATATGATTAATCAGTTGATTTTCCTCAGTGCCTAA
- a CDS encoding transposase: MLELSAAALEIDLKYVDESGFCAWSEPSYSYYFRGEQKRLEQSQRRGRRLSIIGFLQPIISFVYGLVIGGVSRKSYIQMMHFEAAEAEKSGRIRVIVQDNGPIHRCKEVQQLWSKWEEMGLYIFFLPKYCSEMNPIELEWQHLKKDELASKTFEDELDLAYAVIDGIQTRGEKGKL, encoded by the coding sequence ATGTTGGAACTGTCTGCGGCTGCCCTTGAAATAGATTTAAAGTATGTAGATGAATCAGGGTTTTGTGCCTGGAGTGAGCCGAGTTACAGCTATTACTTTCGAGGTGAGCAAAAACGTTTAGAACAAAGCCAGCGTCGGGGTCGAAGGTTAAGCATCATTGGTTTTCTTCAACCAATAATCAGCTTTGTATACGGTCTGGTGATTGGTGGCGTTTCACGAAAATCTTATATTCAGATGATGCACTTTGAAGCAGCCGAAGCCGAAAAGTCTGGACGTATCAGAGTCATCGTGCAGGATAATGGTCCAATACATCGGTGTAAAGAAGTACAACAGTTATGGTCAAAGTGGGAAGAAATGGGACTGTATATCTTCTTTTTACCCAAATATTGTTCTGAGATGAACCCAATTGAATTGGAATGGCAACACCTCAAAAAGGATGAACTTGCCTCGAAAACTTTTGAGGATGAGTTAGACCTTGCCTATGCTGTCATTGATGGAATTCAAACAAGAGGAGAAAAGGGAAAATTATAG
- a CDS encoding alpha/beta hydrolase, giving the protein MFDLDWQLVQPEVAKFTSILTYDRPGYGWSDPSSAPRTAEQAVNELRQLLKATEIEPPYVLVRMSSSGLSTRLFAYHYPEEVVGMVLVDVAHERMYEETPTEWVELNKRLEGLLTQVVPIIGRIGLLRLLVTLDSLPMAAGLFQKFPPSMRSLAKALYSQTQFGQTFAQESAAVSLSMNQVEQIRQIKPFPDIPLIVLSAGKPDFDITQEVLEKLQKLHADLANQSSQGIYIIAHDSGHAIQLDKPELVIDAIRQVVEKVCCSSTP; this is encoded by the coding sequence TTGTTTGATCTAGATTGGCAATTAGTGCAGCCTGAAGTCGCTAAGTTTACAAGCATCTTGACCTATGATCGACCAGGCTATGGCTGGAGTGATCCAAGTTCAGCACCACGCACCGCTGAGCAAGCCGTAAATGAGCTGCGGCAACTTTTGAAAGCAACTGAAATTGAGCCGCCCTATGTGTTAGTAAGGATGTCTTCAAGTGGCTTATCTACCCGTTTATTTGCCTATCACTATCCAGAAGAAGTGGTTGGAATGGTGTTAGTGGATGTCGCTCATGAGAGAATGTACGAGGAGACACCCACTGAATGGGTTGAATTGAACAAACGGCTTGAAGGACTGTTAACTCAGGTGGTGCCCATCATAGGGCGTATCGGTCTGCTTCGATTACTCGTCACTCTAGATTCTTTGCCGATGGCGGCTGGTTTATTTCAAAAATTTCCACCTTCAATGCGATCGCTTGCAAAAGCACTGTATTCTCAAACTCAGTTTGGGCAAACCTTTGCTCAAGAATCGGCTGCGGTATCACTCAGCATGAACCAGGTTGAACAGATACGCCAGATAAAACCATTTCCTGACATTCCTCTCATTGTCTTATCGGCTGGAAAGCCAGACTTTGACATAACACAAGAGGTGCTTGAGAAACTGCAAAAATTACATGCAGATCTAGCGAATCAGTCATCTCAAGGTATTTACATTATTGCTCATGACAGTGGACATGCCATCCAACTGGACAAACCAGAGCTAGTCATTGATGCAATTCGTCAAGTTGTTGAAAAAGTGTGTTGCAGTAGCACCCCATAA
- a CDS encoding LysR substrate-binding domain-containing protein, with protein MELRHLHYFIAVAEELHFSRAAERLRISQPPLSQQIRGLEDELGVKLFERTKRQVHLTEAGKVFLERSYLVLAQLEQAIEMTQRIGRGEVGRLAIGFVGSATYTVLPDILSVFREQFPAVELRLYELTTQEQIQALHHKQVDIGIVRSAISEPGLSVECILQESIILALPETHPLSAQTKVSLSTLADELFILFPAKMGPIFYEQIINICQQAGFRPKVAQEAVQMQTIVGLVAAGLGIAIVPASLQNFHRSGVIYRPLQEQTPKTGLYLAWRQHDSSPVIRAFLSLARKTTRRGVKS; from the coding sequence ATGGAACTACGGCACCTGCACTATTTCATCGCGGTGGCTGAGGAACTACACTTTAGTCGAGCAGCCGAGCGGTTGCGCATTTCCCAACCCCCGCTCAGTCAGCAGATTCGCGGTTTGGAAGATGAACTAGGCGTCAAGCTGTTTGAACGAACGAAGCGGCAAGTGCATCTAACTGAAGCAGGCAAAGTGTTTTTAGAGCGCTCCTACCTGGTGTTAGCCCAACTCGAACAGGCGATCGAAATGACACAACGGATAGGGCGGGGTGAGGTTGGACGGTTGGCGATCGGGTTTGTCGGATCTGCAACGTATACCGTACTGCCAGATATTTTAAGTGTCTTTCGAGAACAGTTTCCTGCTGTAGAACTGCGATTGTATGAACTGACGACGCAAGAGCAAATTCAAGCCCTGCATCACAAACAGGTTGATATCGGCATTGTTCGTTCTGCCATCAGCGAACCAGGTTTGAGTGTGGAGTGCATTTTGCAAGAATCAATAATATTGGCGTTGCCAGAAACCCATCCGCTCTCTGCCCAGACCAAAGTGTCTCTCTCCACGTTGGCAGATGAATTATTTATCCTATTTCCTGCCAAAATGGGACCCATCTTTTACGAGCAAATTATCAACATTTGTCAACAAGCTGGATTTCGTCCGAAAGTCGCTCAGGAGGCAGTTCAGATGCAGACGATCGTCGGCTTAGTTGCAGCAGGGCTAGGCATTGCGATCGTTCCCGCCTCCTTGCAAAACTTTCATAGAAGCGGAGTCATTTACAGACCTTTACAAGAGCAGACACCTAAAACCGGACTTTATCTTGCTTGGCGGCAGCATGATTCTTCTCCAGTAATAAGAGCATTTCTCAGCTTGGCACGGAAGACGACACGGCGGGGAGTTAAATCGTGA
- a CDS encoding oxidoreductase has translation MKKGDYLLATAREPEQLRPLIDHYPNIAKAVRLDVTSSQEIQGAVDAAIATFSRIDVLVNNAGYGLIGALEEVSDADIRQQFETNFFGALCLMRTVLPLMRQQGSGHIVNMSSTAGLVGFGGSSIYCGTKFALEGTSEALAKEVESFGIKVTLIEPGAFRTSFNGRSLAAAEQSIDAYVPVSGASLQWFKDMDGKQLGNPRSAAQAIIQAVESPHPPMRLALGTDAMSLIQEKLEWVKTDLDAWQQVTVSTDYTDRNK, from the coding sequence TTGAAGAAGGGCGACTACCTGCTTGCTACCGCTCGTGAACCAGAGCAACTTCGCCCTTTGATTGACCACTACCCAAATATCGCAAAGGCTGTACGTCTGGATGTCACATCATCCCAAGAGATACAAGGAGCCGTTGATGCAGCAATCGCCACATTTAGTCGAATTGATGTACTCGTCAACAATGCTGGCTATGGACTAATTGGAGCACTTGAAGAAGTCAGTGATGCTGATATTCGCCAACAGTTTGAAACAAACTTCTTTGGGGCGCTCTGTCTAATGCGAACTGTCTTGCCTTTGATGCGTCAGCAAGGCAGCGGTCACATTGTGAACATGTCATCCACAGCAGGATTAGTGGGGTTTGGTGGTAGCAGTATTTACTGTGGCACTAAATTTGCCCTGGAAGGCACGTCTGAAGCCCTGGCTAAAGAAGTCGAATCCTTTGGAATTAAAGTGACTTTAATTGAACCTGGGGCATTTCGCACAAGCTTCAACGGACGCTCTCTGGCAGCAGCTGAACAATCCATTGATGCCTATGTTCCGGTGAGTGGTGCTTCATTGCAGTGGTTTAAAGATATGGATGGTAAGCAACTTGGCAATCCACGATCAGCGGCGCAAGCCATCATTCAAGCTGTGGAAAGTCCTCATCCACCGATGCGACTGGCATTAGGCACCGATGCCATGAGCCTGATTCAGGAAAAACTGGAATGGGTCAAAACGGATTTGGATGCTTGGCAGCAGGTGACTGTAAGTACGGATTATACAGATAGGAACAAGTGA